The Longimicrobiales bacterium DNA segment TTGTGTGCCATTCTGCTCCCTCCTCCTCAGCCGACCTTGATCTCGCCGATGCGGACCTCGGTGAACTTCTGCCGATGGCCCTGCTTGCGGCGGTAGTTCTTGCGGCGCTTCCACTTGAAGATGATGACCTTCCTGTCCTTGCCGTGGCGCACGACTTCGCCCGTCACCGTGGCATTCGCCACGGTCGGCGTGCCGACGCTCGTGCCGTCGTCGGTGCTCGCGACGAGCACCTCCTCGAAGGTCACCGTATCGCCGACGTCCGCGCTCAGCGCGGGCACACGCACGGTCATGCCGGGCTCGGCGCGGAACTGCTTGTCGCCGCTACGAATAATCGCGTACATGGTCGATCCCATTGATAGTCGCTACAGACTG contains these protein-coding regions:
- the rplU gene encoding 50S ribosomal protein L21 is translated as MYAIIRSGDKQFRAEPGMTVRVPALSADVGDTVTFEEVLVASTDDGTSVGTPTVANATVTGEVVRHGKDRKVIIFKWKRRKNYRRKQGHRQKFTEVRIGEIKVG